From the Prunus dulcis chromosome 4, ALMONDv2, whole genome shotgun sequence genome, one window contains:
- the LOC117624370 gene encoding vacuolar protein sorting-associated protein 2 homolog 2, producing the protein MNIFKKKTSPKEALRTSKREMSVATRGIEREIASLQLEEKKLVAEIKKTAKTGNEAATKILARQLVRLRQQITNLQGSRAQIRGVATHTQALYASTSISTGMKGATKAMVAMNKQMEPAKQVKVIREFQKQAAQMDMTIEMMSESIDETLDKDEAEEETEELTNQVLDEIGVDIASQLSSAPKGRIASRNTENVAPRSAANVAPRSATNVAPRNAENVVTSSESPDVEDLEKRLASLRRI; encoded by the exons ATGAACATCTTCAAGAAGAAGACCTCCCCCAAAG AGGCTCTGAGGACAAGCAAAAGAGAAATGAGTGTTGCTACCAGAG gtATTGAACGTGAGATCGCATCTCTTCAATTGGAG gaaaagaaatTGGTGGCGGAGATCAAGAAAACGGCTAAAACTGGAAATGAG GCTGCCACTAAAATCCTGGCTCGTCAACTCGTTAGGCTACGCCAACAAATTACTAACTTGCAAGGAAGTCGTGCCCAAATAAGAGGTGTAGCTACCCATACACAG GCATTATACGCAAGCACTTCTATTTCCACAGGCATGAAAGGTGCAACTAAAGCAATGGTGGCAATGAACAAG cAAATGGAACCTGCAAAACAAGTTAAAGTGATCAGGGAATTCCAGAAGCAGGCGGCTCAAATGGACATGACG ATAGAGATGATGTCAGAGTCTATTGATGAAACCCTGGACAAAGATGAGGCTGAGGAGGAAACTGAGGAGCTTACTAACCAG GTTCTTGATGAGATTGGTGTTGATATTGCATCCCAG TTATCTTCAGCTCCAAAGGGCAGAATTGCATCAAGAAATACTGAAAATGTTGCTCCGAGGAGTGCTGCAAATGTAGCTCCGAGGAGTGCTACAAATGTAGCTCCGAGAAATGCTGAAAATGTTGTTACCAG TTCTGAATCTCCTGATGTTGAGGATCTTGAAAAGAGGTTGGCCTCTCTGCGACGTATTTGA